In the genome of Desulfobacterales bacterium, the window TTTTTAAAGAGTTTTTTGAGGATCTTCAATTCAATGCCCGACTCGGTGGCCGGAAAACCGAGGGAATACATGTCCAGCTGTTTTTGAAGCTGCCGATAGATGTCTGATGCCATGCCTGACTCCTTTAGGTAAAGAATGTCCCCGTTACCTTCCTTTCCCCGGTTGTGTTTTCTGCCCATGATGCGTCCTTACAACATCACAGGTTGCGCGCTGCCTTATACCAATCGAGGATCCAGCCGCCGGTGGTGAACATTACCCTGTTCTTGGCGGCCAGCTCGTCGAGCGTTTGTTCAAAATAGCCGATGCGGTGCGGTACGCCATGCAAGAACGGATGGCAGGCCAGGGCGAGCACGCGGGCCTGCTCGGGACCCTCCTGCAAGTATCGCTCGACCGTCGAGAGCGCCCGTTCATACAATCCGGAGGAGGGGCGTTTTTCGATTGCCATCAAAACCACGTCGTTTACCTCCACCGAGTAGGGAATGCTGTAGAGCGGGCCGTTCCGGGTCTCGATCACCGTGGGCTGGTCATCCAGCACCCAGTCGGTGGTATACTCGATGCCGGCCTTCACCAGCAGTTCCGGCGTGTTGTGAGTCTCGGTCAATCCCGGCCCCATCCAGCCGCGCGGTTTGGAGCCGGTGAACTTCTCGATCACCTCGACGGTCCGGAAGATCGCTTCTTCCTCATTCTCCATCGCGTGCATGGGTTTTTGGACGATGTTATGGCCCATAAACTCCCAGCCGGCCTCAAGGGCTGCTCCACAGATGCGCGGATAGCGATCGATGACCGATCCATTGATGCACAGGACGGACTTCAGCCCCCTTTGATCGAGCGCCGCTTTCATCCGCCAGAAACCGATGCGCGCCCCGTACTCCGCCCAGCACCAGTTCGGCACGTCGGGAATATACCGGACCTCCTGGGGGGGCGTGAGGATCGTCCGCGGCATCGGACCGTCCGGATCCCAGACCTCGACGGTTACAAGGGGCCAGACCGCTACTGTTTTCTCGTCCGGCAAGCGGAGTGGTTCTCGATCTATGATGGCACTGTACTTCACTCGTTCCCACAGTTTCATATTCATCTCCTGTCCGACGGCTATCGGGTTTGACATGTATTCGCGAGGCGGCCGATGCCTTCGACCTCTATCGTCACCGTGTCTCCTGACTTCATAAAAATCGGCGGATCCCGGAAAGCGCCGACTCCCTTGGGGCTGCCTGTCAAGATAACATCCCCGGCTTCCAGCGTAAAGCGGTGGGACAGGAAGCTGATGAGGTAGGGGACACTGAAGATCATCAAACCGGTATGACTGTCCTGCATGAGGGTGTCATTCAACCATGATCGGATTTTCAGCCTGTTCGGGTCCGGTATTTCATCGCTCGTCACGATCCATGGGCCGAGCGGGCAGAAGGTGTCCAGTGATTTTCCACACACTAGTTGCGCATTGGTAAATTGGATATCCCTTGCGCTTACATCGTTGGCGCATGTATATCCGAATACCGCGGCCAGAGCCTCCTCTTCAGAACAATCCCGAACGGTCTTGCCGATAATGACGGCCAATTCCGCTTCAAAATCCACTTGGTCGGTCACGGTTGTATTCCAAGTGATCGGATCGTTGGGTCCGATGAGCGTGTTGGGGAATTTGGCAAAGATTTTCGGGTCATCGGGCAATTTTACACTTTGCTCTGCTGCGTGATCCTTGTAGTTTAATCCGATGCCGATGATCTTTGCGGGCCGGGTCAACACTGGCGCCAGCCGCACCTGGTCGAGGGGAATGGCCTCGCCGGTTTGCGTGTACGCGCGTTTATCGTTGTTGATATAGGAAATCATGTCCCCGTAAAAATCGATGGGGAGGATGCTTTCGTCCTGGATCTCGCCCAGACGGATTCTATTTTCATCATGGAACTGCGCAATCTTCATGGCTTCTCCTGTTTCACTTCGATCCAATCTGCTTCGTGCGGCGGATTGGTATAAAACTCCATGAATCGAAATTCCTCATGCGATTCATTTGTTATGGTGTGTTTTTCTCCTGCGGCAAGATGAATGATATCGCCGGCCTTGATGGGATATTCCTTGTCATCTATCTTTGCAGTCGCCGTGCCGCTGATGATGACGAAAAGACATTCGCGCTTTTTGTGGAAGTGGTAGCGGCCATGGCGGATCGGAGGAAACACGACAAAGATGCCTTCAAGATCCTTGGCATTATCCTCACGCGTCAATATTTTTGTCAATGCCTTCCCGGGAGGCGTTGGATCCTTCATTTTTTTATAATCATCCATCTTAAACATTTTCATTGCGAGCACCTCATCATTTAATGATTTAAAGACGTACCTGTTGACAAAGAAATAACAGACGAGATTGACATGTGCAAGCGCTTAAACGGCATCTCTCGCGAGCCATTCGAGCGCCTGTTCCTTGTCCCGAAAGGCCATCGTCCGTGCACTTGGGGTTTCGCGCAAGGCCTCGAACATCCTGACCAGACCAAATTCCAGGTCCGTGGATACTACGAAAGCTGTCCGGAGGTCGCCGGGAGGTGAATGCTGCTTGATGAATTCGGCCAGACTCTGAACGTCGTTTGTCGATAGCTTGAATCGGGCAGTGCGCAGTCCGCTGGACAGACACAAATCGACCGATCGGGTTTAATTATCAGATATTTGTGAATCGCATGATCTTGTCATAGACAAACGCGGCGACCTGGGATTCGATTTCAATGCT includes:
- a CDS encoding polysaccharide deacetylase family protein, whose protein sequence is MKLWERVKYSAIIDREPLRLPDEKTVAVWPLVTVEVWDPDGPMPRTILTPPQEVRYIPDVPNWCWAEYGARIGFWRMKAALDQRGLKSVLCINGSVIDRYPRICGAALEAGWEFMGHNIVQKPMHAMENEEEAIFRTVEVIEKFTGSKPRGWMGPGLTETHNTPELLVKAGIEYTTDWVLDDQPTVIETRNGPLYSIPYSVEVNDVVLMAIEKRPSSGLYERALSTVERYLQEGPEQARVLALACHPFLHGVPHRIGYFEQTLDELAAKNRVMFTTGGWILDWYKAARNL
- a CDS encoding fumarylacetoacetate hydrolase family protein gives rise to the protein MKIAQFHDENRIRLGEIQDESILPIDFYGDMISYINNDKRAYTQTGEAIPLDQVRLAPVLTRPAKIIGIGLNYKDHAAEQSVKLPDDPKIFAKFPNTLIGPNDPITWNTTVTDQVDFEAELAVIIGKTVRDCSEEEALAAVFGYTCANDVSARDIQFTNAQLVCGKSLDTFCPLGPWIVTSDEIPDPNRLKIRSWLNDTLMQDSHTGLMIFSVPYLISFLSHRFTLEAGDVILTGSPKGVGAFRDPPIFMKSGDTVTIEVEGIGRLANTCQTR
- a CDS encoding cupin domain-containing protein, coding for MKMFKMDDYKKMKDPTPPGKALTKILTREDNAKDLEGIFVVFPPIRHGRYHFHKKRECLFVIISGTATAKIDDKEYPIKAGDIIHLAAGEKHTITNESHEEFRFMEFYTNPPHEADWIEVKQEKP